The proteins below are encoded in one region of Hordeum vulgare subsp. vulgare chromosome 3H, MorexV3_pseudomolecules_assembly, whole genome shotgun sequence:
- the LOC123443914 gene encoding probable protein ABIL1, whose amino-acid sequence MQQQQQQLQAPPSWVAGSDAARPAPATFDEASMERSKSFVKALQELKNLRPQLYSAAEYCEKSYLHSEQKHIVLDNLKDYAVRALVNAVDHLGTVAYKLTDLYEQQVSEVSTVELKVASLNQQVLTCQTYTDKEGLRQQQMIGNATRHHKHYIVPTAGNKRMQAFSEMQTDAEFDLKPKPYPSEKTLFWHLASEKNTKTNGEHQSELGHGETKTTKPTSSGGFNLTGKELSVSPLPKRLQSNVSSSDIVTRNIGMKDQPGARHLASFSSLDNPRGRQIQKAPVRTKSMLAAFFVRHRSGKMKNVSVR is encoded by the exons atgcagcagcagcagcagcagctgcagGCGCCGCCCTCGTGGGTGGCCGGGTCCGACGCCGCCCGCCCTGCTCCCGCCACCTTCGACGAGGCGTCCATGGAGCGGAGCAAGAGCTTCGTCAAGGCGCTCCAG GAGCTCAAGAACCTGCGCCCGCAGCTCTACTCCGCCGCGGAGTACTGCGAGAAGTCGTACCTCCACAGCGAGCAGAAGCATAT CGTGCTGGACAACTTGAAGGATTATGCTGTCAGGGCCCTGGTTAACGCGGTCGACCACCTTGGCACAGTTGCCTACAAATTGACGGACCTGTATGAACAACAGGTTTCAGAGGTCTCAACTGTTGAGCTGAAAGTAGCatccttgaaccag CAAGTCCTGACTTGCCAAACTTACACCGATAAAGAAGGCCTTAGGCAGCAGCAGATGATTGGAAACGCTACAAGACACCACAAACATTACATCGTACCAA CTGCGGGAAACAAAAGAATGCAAGCCTTTTCTGAGATGCAAACAGACGCCGAGTTTGACTTAAAGCCTAAACCTTATCCCTCAG agaagactcttttctggcacttgGCTTCAGAGAAGAACACCAAAACCAATGGAGAACACCAATCTGAATTGGG CCACGGGGAAACGAAAACTACTAAGCCTACATCCAGTGGTGGGTTCAACCTTACAG GTAAGGAATTGTCTGTGTCTCCCTTGCCCAAGCGTCTGCAGTCGAATGTGAGCAGCTCAGACATTGTTACGCGTAACATTGGCATGAAG GATCAGCCTGGTGCAAGGCATTTGGCATCATTCAGTTCTCTCGACAACCCAAGAGGGCGTCAAATCCAAAAGGCTCCAGTCCGCACCAAAAGTATGCTAGCTGCTTTCTTTGTCAGGCACAGGTCCGGAAAGATGAAAAACGTCTCCGTTCGTTGA